The following are encoded together in the Lathyrus oleraceus cultivar Zhongwan6 chromosome 3, CAAS_Psat_ZW6_1.0, whole genome shotgun sequence genome:
- the LOC127126930 gene encoding sister chromatid cohesion 1 protein 4 isoform X12 has translation MFYSQFILAKKGPLGTIWIAAHLERKLRKNQVADTDIGVSVDSILFPEVPIALRLSSHLLLGVVRIYSRKVNYLFDDCSEALLKVKQAFRSTAVDLPPEESTAPYHSITLPETFDLDDFELPDNDIFQGNYVDRHVSTREQITLQDTLDGMAYKTTQFGLDERFGDGDASQIGLDLDEVMLIDKDSTLEHNDFSANPQVSRQEDEKKEDVVTTSDKMLVEDSGSKVMLIDQDANLEPDDLGANSQISHHKDEKKEDVIGTSNRMQVEDSGSKIDLSDGFPTSPEFHEYAQGLSTSPEFHDYAQDPSTSPEFHNCAQDPSVSPEFHEYAQGPSTPGLQEPNLFGTQSDQVINEADFHNSADLLSMYSTQNESRAHQTENNVIGCSLQNNGKHVGVDLHHEASDCVLADVNNKREEQEHFTRTVVMKDQGNLIPNNNCLASVPLMDSSNEDHTTTVLPECAGGYVDTSGILEKVERLHDGVLMNTESVMANLNETVNVVSGGVNINDSGVSPSCSHVTSDQEGLSCKLLSNMDESRGSEFGGHLADVTTLLKHGVSNNSEVSKNEQQPSVAYEAQVSNIVSPLESSGRPEVVDVEARASQELKEAGILNFVSHEAEQPTQSHLRPCTSRVNNPSLLSIEGEKCHETDVSDPALGYHGTVEPSACEGKLDLGQSGMQFGSQIISNKMGSVNTFTASDIPEPESMLSLGQSGMQFGSQIISNKMGSVNTFTASDIPEPEKMLSLGQSGMQFGNQMISNKMGSVNTFTATDIPEPEKMLSLGQSGMQIGNQMISNKMGSVNTFTATDIPEPEKMLSLGQSGMQFGNQMISNKMGSVNTFTATDIPEPEKMLSLGQSGMQFGNQMISHKMGSINTFTATDIPAPEKMLSLGQSGMQFGSQMISNKMGSANPFTASDIPAPEKMLSLGQSSMQFGNQMISNKMGSVNTFTASNIPEPEKMLSLGQSSMQFGNQMISNKMGSVNTFTASEIPAPEKMLSLGQSDMQYGSQMIGNKMGSVNTFTASNIPEPEKMLSLAYPHFGEMNHLLLESTPGNQVISGGHRDVAAVTSISGQKRSYTESTLTLQSMGLVESYGGAQSRRTTGSIPDDNDLLSSILAGRKSSALKVKPSPATAEVPTAKRFRSTPRTSTLKRKVLVDDTMVLHGDTIRHQLISTEDIRRVRKKAPCTSDEILMIQRQVLEDKIFHKPIFTDLSADLTILQNGAFDLSGIKVYDYGLDGFSVEKVNNQQSYSKSNAEIHVGQAHNEPMAVQPQEEAEESYSKTNVGIHEVESHNEPMEVQLQNNAEAQPSEMPVPSERESHNETMEVQPQITAEAQPSEMPVPSEREPHNETMEVQPQITAEARPSEMPVPSERESHNETMEVQPQITAEAQPSEMPVPSERESHNETMEVQPQITAEAQPSEIPLQLESDQSGVDFGSHDIDAHGRANIISNMKELSGSQNAEMNNAGGIFEISETENYSVGPTNIISDVNELGSSQNAEMNNAGRIFETSEAENYSIVHSNIISDVNELGGSQNAEMNNAGRNFETSEAENYSIVHSNIISDGNELGSSQNAEMSNSGGNFETFESENYSVVPGHETLSLTEVFENELCMPKDFDASQPLMDKTDDGAGSIQTNVLEIPTSEKMNTSTILENEFVDDQHDRNNADAIEIAEHDMEIGTRVETDGLEADNLHASLVLGSKEASEYTDNQVSFHGDLPMEENGNNMLEGLNEDLVVSSGLGCDDKDAKAGGLFSENIEVDCLHSVAPEDVKEGSNDEENSVFQEAALQNTMYPDVSAIRSPSVDQNDEDDMVDNDTGFLNVGDDEIIDDDDDDADGFAPGAEGTQLENSGWSSRTRAVAKYLQTLFDKEDLHGRQSLHLDKILVGKTRKEASRMFFETLVLKTRDYIDVEQTKPFANINLQPRGKLMKTDF, from the exons ATGTTTTACTCTCAGTTTATTTTGGCGAAGAAAGGTCCACTTGGGACAATATGGATAGCTGCACATTTAGAGAGGAAGCTCCGGAAGAATCAGGTGGCGGATACTGATATTGGCGTCTCTGTAG ATTCCATTCTTTTTCCTGAAGTACCAATTGCACTCCGTTTATCCAGTCATCTTCTGCTTGGTGTGGTAAGGATATATTCCAGAAAGGTGAATTACCTTTTCGATGATTGCAGTGAAGCCTTGCTTAAGGTAAAACAAGCTTTCCGCTCCACGGCAGTTGATTTGCCACCAGAAGAGTCCACTGCACCTTACCATTCCATCACTTTACCTGAGACTTTTGATCTTGATGATTTTGAACTACCAGATAATGACATTTTTCAAGG CAACTATGTTGATCGCCATGTCAGTACTAGGGAGCAGATTACACTGCAAGATACTTTAGACGGCATGGCTTACAAAACAACACAGTTTGGATTGGATG AGCGCTTTGGAGATGGTGATGCCTCTCAAATTGGTTTAGACCTTGATGAG GTTATGTTAATAGACAAAGATTCCACTTTGGAGCACAATGACTTCAGTGCTAATCCTCAAGTGTCTCGTCAAGAAGATGAAAAGAAAGAGGATGTGGTTACAACTTCTGATAAAATGCTAGTAGAAGACAGTGGAAGCAAG GTCATGTTAATAGACCAAGATGCCAATTTGGAACCTGATGACTTAGGTGCTAATTCTCAAATTTCTCATCACAAAGATGAAAAGAAAGAGGATGTGATTGGAACTTCAAATAGAATGCAAGTAGAAGACAGTGGAAGCAAAATTGATTTG AGTGATGGTTTTCCGACATCTCCTGAATTTCATGAATATGCTCAAGGTTTATCTACTTCTCCTGAATTTCATGACTATGCTCAAGATCCATCCACTTCTCCGGAATTTCATAACTGTGCTCAAGATCCATCCGTGTCTCCTGAATTTCATGAATATGCTCAAGGTCCATCTACTCCAGGACTCCAAGAGCCAAACTTATTTGGTACTCAGTCGGATCAGGTCATTAATGAAGCTGATTTTCATAATTCAGCAGATTTATTATCAATGTATTCAACGCAAAATGAATCCCGTGCTCATCAAACTGAGAACAATGTAATTGGTTGCTCCTTGCAAAATAATGGGAAGCATGTTGGTGTAGATTTGCATCATGAGGCTAGTGACTGTGTTCTGGCTGATGTGAATAACAAAAGAGAGGAACAAGAACATTTCACTCGTACAGTTGTGATGAAGGATCAAGGAAATTTGATACCTAATAATAATTGCTTGGCATCAGTACCCTTGATGGACTCCTCCAATGAAGACCACACGACCACCGTGTTACCAGAATGTGCAGGTGGATATGTTGATACTTCTGGTATACTTGAAAAGGTGGAAAGGTTGCATGATGGAGTTCTGATGAATACTGAATCAGTTATGGCCAATTTGAATGAAACTGTTAATGTTGTTTCTGGAGGCGTCAACATCAATGATTCTGGTGTGTCTCCTAGCTGTTCTCATGTTACATCTGATCAAGAGGGCCTCTCATGTAAACTGTTGTCTAACATGGATGAATCTCGTGGTTCTGAATTTGGTGGTCATTTGGCAGATGTTACCACATTGTTAAAGCACGGCGTTTCAAATAATAGTGAAGTTTCCAAGAATGAGCAGCAACCCAGCGTGGCTTATGAGGCTCAAGTATCCAATATTGTAAGTCCTCTAGAGTCATCTGGTAGACCTGAAGTTGTTGATGTGGAAGCTCGTGCATCTCAGGAACTGAAGGAAGCAGGTATTTTAAACTTTGTATCTCATGAAGCTGAGCAGCCCACCCAGTCGCACCTTCGGCCATGCACTTCCCGTGTAAACAATCCTTCTCTGTTATCTATTGAAG GTGAAAAATGTCATGAAACTGATGTTTCAGATCCTGCTTTGGGTTATCATGGAACTGTAGAGCCATCTGCTTGTGAAGGAAAGTTGGACTTGGGGCAATCAGGCATGCAATTTGGGAGTCAGATAATAAGTAATAAAATGGGAAGTGTAAACACATTTACTGCTTCTGACATACCTGAGCCTGAAAGCATGCTCTCCTTGGGGCAATCAGGCATGCAATTTGGGAGTCAGATTATAAGTAATAAAATGGGAAGTGTAAACACATTTACTGCTTCTGATATACCTGAGCCTGAAAAAATGCTCTCCTTGGGGCAATCAGGCATGCAATTTGGGAATCAGATGATAAGTAATAAAATGGGAAGTGTAAACACATTTACTGCTACTGACATACCTGAGCCTGAAAAAATGCTCTCCTTGGGACAATCAGGCATGCAAATTGGGAATCAGATGATAAGTAATAAAATGGGAAGTGTAAACACATTTACTGCTACTGACATACCTGAGCCTGAAAAAATGCTCTCCTTGGGGCAATCAGGCATGCAATTTGGGAATCAGATGATAAGTAATAAAATGGGAAGTGTGAACACATTTACTGCTACTGACATACCTGAGCCTGAAAAAATGCTCTCCTTGGGGCAATCAGGCATGCAATTTGGGAATCAGATGATAAGTCATAAAATGGGAAGTATAAACACATTTACTGCTACTGACATACCTGCGCCTGAAAAAATGCTCTCCTTGGGGCAATCAGGCATGCAATTTGGGAGTCAGATGATAAGTAATAAAATGGGAAGTGCAAACCCATTTACTGCTTCTGACATACCTGCACCTGAAAAAATGCTCTCCTTGGGGCAATCAAGCATGCAATTTGGGAATCAGATGATAAGTAATAAAATGGGAAGTGTAAACACATTTACTGCTTCTAACATACCTGAGCCTGAGAAAATGCTCTCCTTGGGGCAATCAAGCATGCAATTTGGGAATCAGATGATAAGTAACAAAATGGGAAGTGTAAACACATTTACTGCCTCTGAGATAC CTGCGCCTGAAAAAATGCTCTCCTTGGGTCAATCAGACATGCAATATGGGAGTCAGATGATAGGTAATAAAATGGGAAGTGTAAACACATTTACTGCTTCTAACATACCTGAGCCTGAGAAAATGCTCTCTTTGGCTTATCCACATTTTGGTGAGATGAATCATTTGCTGCTGGAGTCTACTCCTGGCAATCAGGTTATATCTGGAGGTCATAGAGATGTTGCAGCAGTAACATCAATATCTGGTCAAAAGCGCAGCTACACAGAAAGTACTCTTACATTGCAGAGCATGGGTTTAGTTGAATCATATGGTGGGGCTCAGTCCAGAAGAACTACCGGATCCATTCCGGATGATAATGATCTATTGTCTTCAATATTAG CTGGCAGAAAATCTTCAGCTTTAAAAGTTAAACCAAGTCCAGCAACCGCTGAAGTACCAACAGCAAAGCGGTTTCGTTCTACACCACGAACTAGTACCTTAAAGAGGAAGGTGCTTGTGGATGATACGATGGTCTTGCACGGCGA TACAATACGCCACCAATTGATAAGTACTGAAGATATTCGGCGTGTACGGAAAAAAGCTCCTTGCACAAGCGATGAGATTTTAATGATTCAGAGACAGGTTTTGGAGGATAAAATTTTCCATAAACCAATATTTACAG ATTTGTCTGCTGATTTGACTATTCTGCAAAACGGGGCATTTGATCTGAGTGGAATCAAGGTTTATGATTATGGCTTAGATGGTTTTTCCGTGGAAAAAGTAAACAATCAACAGTCCTATTCTAAATCAAATGCTGAGATTCATGTGGGGCAAGCACATAATGAGCCTATGGCAGTCCAACCCCAAGAGGAGGCTGAAGAGTCTTATTCTAAAACGAATGTTGGGATTCATGAGGTGGAATCACATAATGAGCCTATGGAAGTCCAGCTCCAAAATAATGCTGAAGCCCAACCTTCTGAGATGCCTGTTCCGTCTGAGAGGGAATCACACAATGAAACTATGGAAGTCCAACCCCAAATAACTGCTGAAGCCCAGCCTTCTGAGATGCCTGTTCCGTCTGAGAGGGAACCACACAATGAAACTATGGAAGTCCAACCCCAAATAACTGCTGAAGCCCGAC CTTCTGAGATGCCTGTTCCGTCTGAGAGGGAATCACACAATGAAACTATGGAAGTCCAACCCCAAATAACTGCTGAAGCCCAACCTTCTGAGATGCCTGTTCCGTCTGAGAGGGAATCACACAATGAAACTATGGAAGTCCAACCCCAAATAACTGCTGAAGCCCAACCTTCTGAGATACCTCTTCAGTTGGAGAGTGATCAGTCTGGAGTTGACTTTGGATCTCATGATATTGACGCTCATGGGCGTGCAAATATTATATCAAACATGAAGGAGCTTAGCGGTTCTCAAAATGCTGAAATGAACAATGCTGGGGGGATTTTTGAGATTTCTGAAACAGAGAATTACTCTGTTGGGCCTACAAATATTATATCAGATGTAAATGAGCTTGGTAGTTCTCAAAATGCTGAAATGAACAATGCTGGACGAATTTTCGAGACTTCTGAAGCAGAAAATTACTCTATTGTGCATTCAAATATTATATCAGATGTAAATGAGCTTGGTGGTTCTCAAAATGCTGAAATGAACAATGCTGGACGAAATTTCGAGACTTCTGAAGCAGAAAATTACTCTATTGTTCATTCAAATATTATATCAGACGGAAATGAGCTTGGTAGTTCTCAAAATGCTGAAATGAGCAATTCTGGTGGAAATTTTGAGACTTTTGAATCAGAGAATTACTCTGTTGTCCCTGGGCATGAAACTTTATCACTAACtgaagtttttgaaaatgagCTATGTATGCCAAAAGATTTTGATGCATCGCAGCCTCTCATGGATAAAACGGATGATGGTGCTGGTTCTATCCAAACAAATGTGCTGGAGATTCCAACTTCCGAGAAAATGAATACATCTACTATTCTAGAAAATGAGTTTGTGGATGATCAACATGATAGAAACAATGCAGATGCTATTGAAATTGCAGAGCATGACATGGAAATTGGAACACGAGTTGAAACAGATGGCTTGGAAGCTGATAATTTACATGCATCCTTGGTTCTTGGCTCTAAGGAAGCTAGTGAATATACTGACAACCAGGTATCCTTCCATGGAGACCTACCTATGGAGGAAAATGGGAACAACATGCTAGAAGGCTTAAATGAGGATCTAGTTGTTTCTTCTGGCTTGGGATGTGATGACAAGGATGCAAAGGCTGGCGGCTTATTTAGTGAAAATATTGAAGTAGATTGTTTACATTCTGTAGCACCTGAGGATGTAAAAGAAGGTTCTAATGATGAGGAAAACTCAGTCTTTCAAGAAGCTGCATTACAAAATACAATGTATCCTGATGTCTCAGCTATTAGGAGTCCTTCTGTGGATCAGAATGAT GAAGACGATATGGTCGACAATGATACAG GATTTTTGAATGTTGGAGATGATGAGATAATTGATGACGATGATGACGATGCTGATGGTTTTGCACCGGGTGCTGAAGGAACACAGCTAGAAAATAGTGGATGGTCTTCTCGAACCAG GGCTGTTGCGAAGTATCTTCAGACCTTGTTTGATAAGGAGGATCTACATGGAAGGCAGAGCCTGCATCTTGACAAAATATTGGTGGGTAAAACACGGAAAGAAGCATCAAGGATGTTTTTTGAAACACTG GTTCTCAAGACAAGGGATTATATTGATGTAGAACAGACAAAACCCTTTGCCAATATTAACTTACAACCTCGAGGGAAGCTTATGAAGACAGATTTCTGA